AGCAGCAGGCCTTCGTGAATCAGGAATTGCTTGCTGGCGGCCGTGCCGTCGTCGTCATGACCGTAACTGGCGAGTTGCTCGGGGATGTCTGGGTCGAAGGTCACGTTGAGCAGGTTCGAGCCGTATTGCAGGCTGCCGAAATCTTCGGCCTTGACGAAACTGGTGCCGGCGTAATTGCGCTCGTCGCCGAGGATGCGGTCCAGCTCAAGCGGGTGGCCGATGGATTCGTGGATCTGCAATATCATCTGGTCAGGCGTCAGCAGCAGGTCGCGAGGGCCTTGCGGAGTGTTCGGTGCCAGCAGCAATTGCAGCGCCTGATCGGCGATTTTTTTCCCTGCGCCAATCAGCCCGCAGCGGCTGACTACATCAAAGCCACCCTGTTGGCCGAAGTTTTCCCGCCCGAACGTTCGGGTCTGGCTGTCGTTACCGTCGTAGGCGGTGACCTCCAGTCCGGGGAAGACGAAGCGCTGGGCCTGACGCAGCTCGGCGCCGGCGCTGTTGAGGTAGATCTGTTCGACATGAGTGATGCCGATGCTCACCTGCCAGTTCACCAGCCGCTCGTCCTTAGGGACGGCGGCGGATTCGGCGCCGAGCAGTTGGTAGCAATCGCTCAGGGACGGGAACGGTTGGTCGAAGTTTGGTGAGACGTAGTCGGCGCGGTCACTCGACACGGCCTGTTCGCGCAGGTCCAGCAAGGCGTGGGGCTTGAGCTGGCGTGCTTGCTGTTCGGCCCGTTCGAGTGCGGCTTGCAGGCCTTGTTGCGACAGGTCGTTGGTCGCGGCATAGGCTTCGACGCCATTGACGCGCACGGTCAGCATCGCCCCTTCGTCACGGCTCATGCTCGGCGGCTCGGCAACGTTCTTGCGCACCGACAGGTGCTGGCCGGACTCGCGCACATAACGCAGGGAAAAGAATTCAGCGTTCGTGCGCAACGCAGCAAACCGCTGCTTGAGCTGGGGGTGGAAATCGAACATTCGGGAACCTCCTTGGCGTGGAGTGACGGTGACGCGGTGCTGCGAGGGGGGTGAAAGATTGCGTGGCGCTAGAGTAGGCTTGCGCGGGGGGAGGATCAAGTTTGGATCTGTGGCGAGAGGATTGCCGGGTTTGTCTGGACGAGGTGTGCTGCTTTTCATGGCCTCATCGCTGGCAAGCCAGCTCCCACAGGACCGAGTTGGACGCAAATTTTGCGGCCGACATAAAACCTGTGGGAGCTGGCTTGCCAGCGATTGGCCGTGATGCTGTGTTACGCGGTCTGGCTCACTTCACGCAAAGGCTTGCCCTTCACCGGCGCATCGCCCGCGACGTAGTAGTCAGCCTTGCTGCGCGGTAGTGGTTGGCGACCACGGATCTTGTCGGCGATTTTCTCGGCGATCATGATCGTTGGTGCGTTCAGGTTGCCGGTGGTGATGATCGGCATGATC
The Pseudomonas sp. MYb327 DNA segment above includes these coding regions:
- a CDS encoding TldD/PmbA family protein; its protein translation is MFDFHPQLKQRFAALRTNAEFFSLRYVRESGQHLSVRKNVAEPPSMSRDEGAMLTVRVNGVEAYAATNDLSQQGLQAALERAEQQARQLKPHALLDLREQAVSSDRADYVSPNFDQPFPSLSDCYQLLGAESAAVPKDERLVNWQVSIGITHVEQIYLNSAGAELRQAQRFVFPGLEVTAYDGNDSQTRTFGRENFGQQGGFDVVSRCGLIGAGKKIADQALQLLLAPNTPQGPRDLLLTPDQMILQIHESIGHPLELDRILGDERNYAGTSFVKAEDFGSLQYGSNLLNVTFDPDIPEQLASYGHDDDGTAASKQFLIHEGLLLRPLGGALSQFRAGMEGVANSRACSWNRPPIDRMANLNIEPGDQPLEQLIGNIEHGILMSTNRSWSIDDARNKFQFGCEWGQLIENGELKGVVKNPNYRAISAQFWKSLSAVGDASTFKVLGTPNCGKGEPNQVIRVGHASPACVFSNVDVFGGDA